In the genome of Diaphorobacter sp. HDW4A, the window AGGGCGAGGACGGAGTCTTTGCGGGCGGCGTCCAGCGGCATGCCGCCTGCGTAGTCGCCGTTGACGATGCGGTCGGCGTAGCGATAGGTGAGTGGACGGTGCAGGCCCATTTGCGCGTCTGACAGCAGGGTGATGAGCTTCTGGCAATCCACGCCCGAGGCCGTGGCCATGGCTCCGGCTTCGGCGACGACGACCATCACGGCGTGCGCGACGGCGTTGTTGATCACCTTGGCCGCCGCGCCTGCGCCTTGTTGGCCGAAGTAGACCTGTTTGGTGGCGATGGCGTCGAGCACGCCCTGTGCGCGTGCAATCGCCTGCTCGTCACCGCCGAGCGCGAGCGATGCCGAACCAGCGACCATCTGGCCGACACCGGCCATGATGGAGGCGTCCACTACGTCGATGCCGAAAGGAGCAAGCACCTTTTGCTCGGCGTGGATGTGCTCGGGGTTCACCGTGCTGGTCTCCAGTACCACCGCGCCGCGCGGCAGTTGCGGCGCGATCTGCGCGAGCACGGCCAGCGAGATGGTCGGGGTAGGCAGGCACAGCACGACGATGTGGGTGTTCTTCAGGTCTTCGGGCGAGGTGATGGCGACGCCGCCGAACTTTTCTTTGGCGCGGGCTAGGGCTGCGGTGTCGAGGTCAAACACCTGTGTGGCGAAATTTGCGCCGATGCGTTCGGCGAGGGGGAAGCCCATGTTGCCTAGGCCGTAGATGGCGACTGGGTTGTTGGTTGGTTGTTGTGTCATCTTGTCTTGAATTGGGTTGTGAGTGGGGCCGGTTTTCATTTTTGGCTTTTGTCGGAGCGTTGAGGGCGGAGGCCGGGACTGCCCCCGGCGGGGCAATCACTTTTTGGTCTTGCCCAAAAAGTAATCAAAAATGCGCTTTGAAGTCATCCGGCGGAACTCGCTGCGTTCCTTCGTCACTCCGCTCGGACAACCGCCGGAAGTCAGATTGGAAGAGGTGTGTTCGGCACTTCGCTTTGCTCGTGCCTACTGCTTGTGCCTACTTTGCGACCGCGAGTGG includes:
- a CDS encoding NAD(P)-dependent oxidoreductase; the protein is MTQQPTNNPVAIYGLGNMGFPLAERIGANFATQVFDLDTAALARAKEKFGGVAITSPEDLKNTHIVVLCLPTPTISLAVLAQIAPQLPRGAVVLETSTVNPEHIHAEQKVLAPFGIDVVDASIMAGVGQMVAGSASLALGGDEQAIARAQGVLDAIATKQVYFGQQGAGAAAKVINNAVAHAVMVVVAEAGAMATASGVDCQKLITLLSDAQMGLHRPLTYRYADRIVNGDYAGGMPLDAARKDSVLALQLAQTLGVPLFAIQGSHSVYDMGVAAGHGRDDYAAVAKLWADWGCPTVPTKKA